In Zobellia roscoffensis, the following are encoded in one genomic region:
- a CDS encoding DUF5018 domain-containing protein — translation MARTMRKFSYFNTTVLLVLAFLALQLGSCSSDTDAFSEPNTANTPPDVTPEASPEESPEDTPETPVVSIDPEITEFRFSSADNEGLVTDIMGTLDKDNKTIHVELNPYSVAIQELTPTITLSSEATVSPESNTVQDFSSEITYTVTSENGTTVTYTIVPSLSGNICKSNLQESGPIIVSANNQRIENLYIKTSNQHGIEINNFSGVVITNCIIEYTGAYTGIKFANAENLTIDNCSITYTNAPSSGPLPDATRNCIEGIQSQNLVITNVKVTDGSTGISLNQCDDSILTYIEGHNMRGPYPRGQFVQYDKCIGGLLENFSVINDRNIAWTEDNISIYKSAGQQIKKGLIVGNNSPTGVGVLFEDQNTEGARGGFGGWVEDVDFLEMGNGVVSSVEGSKNVTFTRIRAKQIICGDLGQNRGVPTSNSLIFAAFGTAEGTGANKIVDCIVYNSCNPTNIVWPEHNFELIDYRDDIDFEPRKPIELQFTCQ, via the coding sequence ATGGCTAGAACTATGCGTAAATTTTCATACTTCAATACTACAGTATTACTGGTATTGGCATTTCTAGCATTGCAACTAGGCTCTTGTTCATCGGATACCGATGCATTTAGTGAGCCTAACACTGCAAATACACCTCCTGATGTAACACCAGAGGCTAGTCCGGAAGAGTCCCCAGAAGATACTCCGGAAACACCGGTGGTAAGTATCGACCCCGAAATAACGGAGTTTAGATTTAGTTCCGCAGATAATGAAGGTCTTGTTACGGATATCATGGGCACATTGGATAAGGATAACAAAACAATTCATGTAGAACTGAACCCCTATAGCGTTGCCATCCAGGAATTGACACCTACCATTACCTTATCTTCGGAAGCAACAGTGAGTCCGGAATCCAATACTGTTCAAGATTTTAGTAGTGAGATTACCTATACGGTAACTTCAGAAAACGGCACCACAGTAACGTATACCATAGTACCGTCTCTAAGCGGAAATATTTGCAAATCTAATCTTCAGGAATCAGGTCCTATTATAGTTAGCGCTAACAACCAACGCATAGAAAATCTATATATTAAAACTTCTAATCAGCATGGAATCGAAATAAATAACTTTTCTGGCGTAGTCATAACCAACTGTATTATTGAGTATACAGGTGCCTATACCGGCATTAAATTCGCAAATGCCGAGAATCTAACCATAGATAATTGTTCCATTACCTATACCAATGCCCCGTCTAGCGGTCCTTTACCGGATGCTACAAGAAATTGTATAGAAGGTATTCAATCTCAAAATCTAGTGATTACCAATGTAAAAGTTACAGATGGTTCTACGGGTATTAGCTTAAACCAGTGCGATGATTCTATATTGACCTATATTGAAGGGCATAATATGAGAGGTCCATATCCTAGAGGGCAATTTGTACAATATGATAAATGTATAGGCGGATTGTTAGAGAATTTTTCGGTAATAAATGACCGGAATATCGCATGGACGGAAGATAACATTAGTATCTATAAAAGTGCCGGACAACAAATTAAAAAAGGTTTGATCGTAGGTAACAATAGCCCTACGGGTGTAGGTGTATTATTTGAAGACCAGAATACGGAAGGTGCCCGTGGTGGCTTTGGCGGATGGGTTGAAGATGTAGATTTTCTAGAAATGGGCAATGGTGTGGTTTCTTCTGTAGAAGGTTCCAAAAACGTAACTTTTACCAGAATACGTGCCAAGCAAATTATATGTGGTGATTTGGGACAGAATAGGGGAGTACCTACCTCTAACTCATTAATATTTGCAGCTTTTGGCACTGCCGAAGGTACGGGTGCGAATAAAATAGTAGACTGTATTGTTTACAACTCCTGTAACCCCACCAACATTGTTTGGCCAGAGCATAATTTTGAGTTGATTGACTATAGAGACGATATAGATTTTGAACCCAGAAAACCAATTGAACTTCAATTTACTTGTCAATAG
- a CDS encoding Ig-like domain-containing protein produces MSKSYKYSVYFFMMLAVLIACTKEVNLVTEVEFDLLGNHTEEGYVNESLPTVLIVSPEEILEGITYNFKYTVEEGKGFFEDDNGEPLVPGEMHPFDGLSRNLNYIGSEAGEHKILFQAEDSYGFTEELELIYTFANVPVTWTATAADKELLVGGATIITVTLGDEGAEYTSYDRNYNITLGSGEWTKEDGTGLETDAYVQIVPGTFRYNFVANELGRVVLTFDLQDGNGQVITTEVILEVVEELSSGENNILTFSLPEQIGTTQIDPENHTVSITVLEGSERNTTPSVLTISEGATVLPGAEEQQDFTNPVVYSVTAANGDEKEWTVTVTEQASTTEITSFSINGVEGVITDTEIMVELPAGTDVTALVPTIEFIGESVNPMSGVEQDFSNPIVYTVTEGSMTNVYTVTVTTVANQSPTANDVTVNVLTNSVNNGIDMEPHIGDPENDNLTVGIGTGPANGTATISGTVITYTPDNGFSGDDEIIYTVNDGNNPAVSGTLTIAVTAVANQAPTANDFTSTVAGNSSNNAIELSGEINDPENDNLTVGIGSGPANGTATISGTVITYTPNNGFSGDDEIIYTVNDGNNPAVSGTLTIAVTAVANQAPTANDFTSTVAGNSSNNAIELSGEINDPENDNLTVGIGSGPANGTATISGTVITYTPNNGFSGDDEIIYTVNDGNNPAVSGTLTIAVTAVANQAPTANDFTSTVAGNSSNNAIELSGEINDPENDNLTVGIGSGPANGTATISGTVITYTPNNGFSGDDEIIYTVNDGNNPAVSGTLTIQVNAAVNEPPTANDFTVTVDANSSNNAIELSGEINDPENDNLTVGIGSGPFNGNATISGTIISYTPNNGFSGEDEIIYTVNDGNNPAVSGTLTIQVNAAVNEPPTANDFTVTVDANSSNNAIELSGEINDPENDNLTVGIGSGPFNGNATISGTIISYTPNNGFSGEDEIIYTVNDGNNPAVSGTLTIQVNAAVNEPPTANDFTVTVDANSSNNAIELSGEINDPENDNLTVGIGSGPFNGNATISGTIISYTPNNGFSGNDIINYTVNDGSNPAVSGTLTIQVNAVPNEPPRANDFTVTVNGNSSNNAIELSGEINDPENDNLAMGIGTGPTNGNATISGTIISYTPNNGFSGEDEITYTVNDGNNPEVSATLTITVMNIDPDAVASGPSSAAPNSVVLFAGNGSSDPNGDTLTYSWNFGDGNTSNQMNPSHTYANTGDYDVELTVNDGNGGSDSMTISISIETPIAFSRTTGIYTAPAGSTVTIEISTNDATGKGDASLQVRTAPAPDGFVLLTLGTRWNTTPGNPESDMDLGNFVMPSNGEVYLSGTHMITIPSEGLNVTGISITNSLGGSIGEYMDDNYPIPQ; encoded by the coding sequence ATGAGCAAGAGCTATAAATATTCGGTATATTTTTTTATGATGTTGGCCGTCCTTATCGCGTGTACGAAGGAGGTTAATCTTGTAACTGAAGTAGAGTTTGATCTTTTGGGAAATCATACGGAGGAAGGGTATGTTAACGAATCTCTTCCAACGGTACTAATAGTATCTCCAGAGGAAATTTTAGAAGGAATTACCTATAACTTTAAGTATACGGTAGAGGAAGGGAAAGGTTTTTTTGAGGATGATAACGGAGAACCCTTAGTACCGGGAGAAATGCATCCTTTTGATGGGTTGTCCCGCAACTTGAATTATATAGGTTCAGAAGCCGGAGAGCATAAGATTCTCTTTCAAGCAGAAGATTCATATGGTTTTACCGAGGAACTTGAGTTAATATACACTTTTGCAAATGTGCCTGTAACATGGACGGCCACCGCTGCTGATAAGGAACTTCTTGTGGGAGGGGCTACAATTATTACGGTGACTCTTGGTGATGAAGGAGCAGAATATACTTCGTACGATCGTAATTATAATATTACCCTGGGTTCAGGGGAATGGACTAAGGAAGACGGCACGGGACTGGAAACTGATGCGTATGTTCAAATTGTTCCTGGTACTTTTCGATATAACTTCGTAGCAAATGAATTGGGCAGGGTGGTTCTTACGTTTGATCTTCAGGACGGTAACGGACAGGTGATTACAACAGAGGTAATCCTTGAAGTGGTGGAGGAACTCTCATCCGGAGAGAATAACATTCTAACTTTTTCTCTACCTGAACAGATTGGTACGACACAAATCGACCCTGAGAACCATACCGTATCTATAACTGTTCTGGAAGGAAGTGAACGGAATACTACTCCATCAGTATTAACTATTTCAGAGGGGGCTACAGTTTTACCGGGAGCTGAAGAACAGCAAGATTTTACAAACCCGGTGGTCTATTCGGTCACAGCAGCCAACGGTGATGAAAAAGAATGGACAGTAACGGTCACTGAGCAAGCTAGTACTACAGAAATAACTTCGTTTAGTATTAATGGGGTAGAAGGGGTGATAACGGACACGGAAATTATGGTAGAATTGCCAGCTGGCACAGATGTCACGGCATTGGTTCCTACCATAGAGTTTATTGGTGAATCCGTGAACCCCATGTCCGGAGTGGAACAGGATTTTAGCAATCCTATTGTGTATACGGTTACGGAGGGTAGTATGACTAACGTATATACGGTTACCGTCACTACGGTCGCAAACCAATCACCTACAGCTAATGACGTTACGGTTAACGTTCTTACAAATTCCGTTAACAATGGTATAGATATGGAACCGCATATTGGCGACCCAGAAAACGATAATCTTACCGTAGGCATAGGAACAGGCCCTGCCAACGGTACTGCAACTATTTCAGGAACGGTTATCACTTATACTCCGGACAACGGTTTTTCCGGTGACGATGAAATCATTTATACGGTCAATGACGGAAACAACCCTGCAGTGAGCGGAACGCTGACCATAGCAGTTACTGCGGTGGCGAACCAAGCGCCTACGGCCAACGACTTTACATCTACGGTGGCTGGTAACTCGAGCAATAATGCCATTGAACTTTCCGGCGAAATCAACGACCCAGAAAACGATAATCTTACCGTAGGCATAGGGTCAGGCCCTGCCAACGGTACTGCAACTATCTCAGGAACGGTTATCACTTATACGCCAAACAACGGTTTTTCCGGTGACGATGAAATCATTTATACGGTCAATGACGGAAACAACCCTGCAGTGAGCGGAACGCTGACCATAGCAGTTACTGCGGTGGCGAACCAAGCGCCTACGGCCAACGACTTTACATCTACGGTGGCTGGTAACTCGAGCAATAATGCCATTGAACTTTCCGGCGAAATCAACGACCCAGAAAACGATAATCTTACCGTAGGCATAGGGTCAGGCCCTGCCAACGGTACTGCAACTATCTCAGGAACGGTTATCACTTATACGCCAAACAACGGTTTTTCCGGTGACGATGAAATCATTTATACGGTCAATGACGGAAACAACCCTGCAGTGAGCGGAACGCTGACCATAGCAGTTACTGCGGTGGCGAACCAAGCGCCTACGGCCAACGACTTTACATCTACGGTGGCTGGTAACTCGAGCAATAATGCCATTGAACTTTCCGGCGAAATCAACGACCCAGAAAACGATAATCTTACCGTAGGCATAGGGTCAGGCCCTGCCAACGGTACTGCAACTATCTCAGGAACGGTTATCACTTATACGCCAAACAATGGTTTTTCCGGTGATGATGAAATCATCTATACGGTCAATGACGGAAACAACCCTGCAGTAAGCGGAACGCTAACCATACAGGTAAATGCGGCGGTAAACGAACCACCTACGGCCAACGATTTTACGGTTACGGTAGATGCTAACTCCAGTAATAATGCTATTGAACTGTCCGGTGAAATCAACGATCCTGAAAATGACAATCTTACCGTGGGCATAGGAAGCGGACCTTTTAATGGCAATGCAACCATCTCCGGAACGATTATCAGCTATACCCCAAACAACGGTTTTTCCGGCGAGGACGAAATCATCTATACGGTCAATGATGGAAACAACCCTGCAGTAAGCGGAACGCTAACCATACAGGTAAATGCGGCGGTAAACGAACCACCTACGGCCAACGATTTTACGGTTACGGTAGATGCTAACTCCAGTAATAATGCTATTGAACTGTCCGGTGAAATCAACGATCCTGAAAATGACAATCTTACCGTGGGCATAGGAAGCGGACCTTTTAATGGCAATGCAACCATCTCCGGAACGATTATCAGCTATACCCCAAACAACGGTTTTTCCGGCGAGGACGAAATCATCTATACGGTCAATGATGGAAACAACCCTGCAGTAAGCGGAACGCTAACCATACAGGTAAATGCGGCGGTAAACGAACCACCTACGGCCAACGATTTTACGGTTACGGTAGATGCTAACTCCAGTAATAATGCTATTGAACTGTCCGGTGAAATCAACGATCCTGAAAATGACAATCTTACCGTGGGCATAGGAAGCGGACCTTTTAATGGCAATGCAACCATCTCCGGAACGATTATCAGCTATACCCCAAACAACGGTTTTTCCGGTAATGACATAATCAACTACACGGTCAATGACGGAAGCAACCCTGCAGTAAGCGGAACGCTAACCATACAAGTCAATGCGGTGCCGAACGAACCGCCTAGGGCCAATGATTTTACGGTTACGGTAAATGGTAACTCTAGCAACAATGCCATTGAACTGTCCGGTGAAATCAATGATCCTGAAAATGACAACCTTGCGATGGGTATAGGAACTGGCCCTACGAACGGTAATGCCACCATCTCCGGAACAATCATCAGTTATACTCCTAACAATGGTTTTTCCGGCGAGGATGAAATCACTTACACGGTAAATGATGGAAATAACCCTGAAGTAAGTGCAACCCTAACGATAACCGTAATGAATATTGATCCGGATGCGGTAGCTTCGGGCCCTAGTAGTGCTGCGCCTAATTCTGTGGTATTATTTGCAGGGAACGGCTCTTCGGACCCTAACGGAGACACGTTAACCTATTCATGGAATTTTGGTGATGGCAATACTTCAAATCAAATGAATCCATCTCATACCTATGCAAATACCGGTGATTATGATGTAGAACTGACGGTTAACGATGGTAATGGGGGAAGTGATTCAATGACGATTAGCATATCAATAGAAACCCCAATTGCTTTTAGCCGAACAACAGGTATTTATACGGCACCTGCCGGGTCTACTGTTACTATAGAAATTAGTACTAATGACGCTACAGGTAAAGGAGACGCTTCTTTACAGGTCCGTACAGCTCCTGCTCCTGATGGATTTGTACTGTTAACCTTAGGTACTAGATGGAATACGACACCAGGAAATCCAGAAAGCGATATGGATTTAGGGAATTTCGTTATGCCGAGTAATGGAGAGGTTTATTTATCTGGTACCCATATGATTACAATACCATCAGAGGGTTTAAACGTTACAGGAATATCCATTACTAATAGCCTAGGAGGGTCAATAGGAGAATATATGGACGATAATTACCCTATCCCGCAATAG
- a CDS encoding RidA family protein: protein MNPKENLKKLNLKLPEVSTPGGSYVSVNIRENIAYIAIQFPIHNEEYLYQGRLGNEITTEQGYKAMELCALNVLAQVDHKIGFDKIVGLNHMDAYFQAGEHWDDSPIVVNGASDLFVNVLEEKGKHSRAIFGVERLPRNFSVGLTATFTILTE from the coding sequence ATGAACCCAAAAGAAAATCTAAAAAAGCTGAACCTTAAACTCCCTGAGGTATCAACGCCAGGAGGAAGCTACGTTTCGGTCAACATTCGAGAAAACATAGCCTATATAGCAATTCAATTTCCTATACACAATGAAGAATACCTGTATCAAGGAAGGCTCGGAAATGAGATTACCACAGAACAGGGATATAAGGCAATGGAATTGTGTGCCTTAAATGTCTTGGCACAAGTAGACCATAAAATCGGTTTTGATAAAATTGTTGGCCTGAACCATATGGATGCCTATTTTCAGGCTGGTGAGCATTGGGACGACTCGCCCATTGTAGTAAATGGAGCATCGGATTTATTTGTAAACGTATTGGAAGAAAAAGGCAAGCATTCCAGGGCTATTTTCGGCGTAGAACGATTACCGAGGAATTTTAGTGTAGGATTAACCGCTACGTTTACCATACTTACGGAGTGA
- a CDS encoding pyridoxal phosphate-dependent decarboxylase family protein, whose protein sequence is MTENRNNSIEINKEEFRKIGHQLIDDISDFLSNIDKKPVTVKESPSQLQNILGRTSLPEMGIPATELISRTTDLLLNHSLLNGHPKFLGYITSSAAPIGALADLLAASINPNVGAHILSPMATEIEKQTIQWLAEFIGVSPNYGGILVSGGNMANFTAFLAARTAKAPKNIKEEGLSDTSHKLTVYCSKTTHTWIDKAAILFGLGTKSIRWIQTDSSNRMNNKVLAETIEEDVKNGFKPIMVIGTAGDVSTGVVDDLKGISTICKDYDVWFHIDGAYGVPAAVIPKYKDLFNGLSEADSIALDPHKWLYSPLEAGCTLVKNPQHLIDTYSSHPEYYNFSKDENEIAQNFYEYGLQNSRGFRALKVWLSLQQIGRSGYEKLISEDIELSKLLFELAKKNTELEAVSQNLSITTFRYIPYDCNASNDYLNKLNEELLNELQTGGELFLSNAIVNKMYCLRACVVNFRTSKKDIEEIIEILVREGRKTHSKLQEPKVS, encoded by the coding sequence ATGACTGAAAATCGAAATAATTCAATAGAAATTAACAAAGAAGAGTTTCGGAAAATCGGACATCAATTAATAGATGATATTTCTGACTTCCTTTCTAACATTGATAAAAAACCTGTTACTGTAAAAGAAAGTCCAAGTCAATTGCAAAATATATTGGGACGCACTTCCTTACCAGAAATGGGAATACCCGCAACCGAACTGATTTCTAGAACAACGGACTTATTACTTAACCATTCATTACTTAATGGGCACCCTAAATTCTTGGGCTATATTACTTCATCTGCAGCACCAATAGGAGCCTTGGCCGATTTATTAGCGGCCTCTATAAATCCAAATGTTGGAGCGCATATTTTAAGCCCTATGGCTACTGAAATTGAGAAACAAACCATTCAATGGTTAGCTGAATTCATTGGTGTTTCACCTAACTACGGAGGAATTTTGGTAAGCGGAGGAAATATGGCAAATTTTACGGCATTTTTAGCAGCTAGAACAGCTAAAGCACCAAAAAACATAAAAGAAGAAGGCCTTTCAGACACATCTCACAAGCTAACTGTTTATTGTTCAAAAACCACACATACGTGGATAGACAAAGCAGCAATCTTATTTGGTTTAGGTACAAAATCCATTCGCTGGATTCAAACTGATTCTTCAAATAGAATGAACAATAAAGTACTAGCAGAAACAATTGAAGAAGATGTAAAAAATGGTTTTAAGCCAATTATGGTTATAGGTACTGCTGGTGATGTTAGTACTGGAGTCGTTGATGATTTAAAAGGTATTTCAACTATTTGTAAAGATTATGATGTATGGTTTCACATAGACGGAGCTTATGGCGTTCCAGCTGCGGTTATTCCAAAATACAAAGACCTATTTAACGGACTTTCAGAAGCTGATTCTATTGCCCTTGACCCACATAAGTGGCTATATAGTCCACTTGAAGCCGGTTGTACGCTGGTTAAAAATCCTCAACACTTAATAGATACCTATAGTTCACATCCGGAATACTATAATTTTAGCAAAGATGAAAACGAAATTGCTCAAAATTTTTATGAATATGGACTTCAAAACTCACGTGGCTTTAGAGCTTTAAAGGTTTGGTTATCATTACAACAAATAGGTCGAAGTGGTTATGAAAAGCTAATTAGCGAAGATATTGAACTCTCAAAATTATTATTTGAATTAGCTAAAAAAAATACTGAATTAGAAGCTGTTTCTCAAAATTTAAGTATTACTACATTTAGATATATTCCATACGATTGCAATGCAAGTAACGATTATCTAAATAAACTAAATGAAGAATTATTAAACGAATTACAAACTGGTGGAGAGTTGTTTTTATCAAATGCCATAGTAAATAAAATGTATTGTTTAAGAGCTTGTGTTGTTAATTTCAGGACTTCAAAAAAAGACATTGAAGAAATTATTGAAATACTAGTTAGAGAAGGAAGAAAGACACATTCGAAATTACAAGAACCAAAAGTGAGTTAA
- a CDS encoding DUF1761 domain-containing protein gives MNGFLGFLTLALFIALIVGLIKPSIILRWSKKPTRLKVIGFWFIGFIGLGVIAIATANKEEMAKSNIESANKYIKEGKYENAISDLKNIEEDNPLYQEAQELLQKTDSLSKLTEEEKLLAEQAELAKAKEEEKLKQKEQLERELKAVNNGVDFSNYRETIESLQIELVLFSTWGNIINDGEKSEDPEIQKLAKQLKPKVVKMQVKEFPILRKEYAKIVAKKMWENDIEVSTSSRGNRHINFSGGVFAANKNKQEFQEQVNEVLTMFRFNQSRYRWYKGEDEYTSYTMYEGKDSELMIFDK, from the coding sequence ATGAACGGATTTTTAGGATTTTTAACACTTGCGCTTTTTATCGCTCTAATCGTAGGACTTATTAAACCCTCAATAATTTTAAGATGGTCAAAAAAACCAACAAGACTTAAAGTTATCGGATTTTGGTTCATTGGATTTATTGGGTTGGGAGTTATAGCAATTGCAACCGCAAATAAAGAAGAAATGGCGAAATCCAATATCGAATCCGCAAATAAATATATTAAGGAGGGCAAGTATGAAAATGCCATATCCGACCTTAAAAATATAGAAGAAGACAATCCACTATATCAAGAAGCACAAGAACTTCTTCAAAAAACGGATAGTTTAAGTAAACTAACAGAAGAAGAAAAACTACTCGCTGAACAAGCGGAATTGGCAAAAGCGAAAGAAGAAGAAAAACTAAAACAAAAGGAACAACTTGAACGGGAATTGAAAGCTGTGAACAATGGAGTAGATTTTTCAAACTATCGTGAAACAATTGAATCATTGCAAATAGAATTAGTCTTGTTTAGCACTTGGGGTAACATAATAAATGATGGAGAGAAATCAGAAGACCCCGAAATTCAAAAACTTGCCAAACAGTTAAAACCAAAAGTTGTAAAAATGCAAGTCAAGGAATTTCCAATCTTAAGAAAAGAATATGCTAAAATAGTTGCTAAAAAAATGTGGGAAAATGATATTGAAGTTTCGACGAGTAGTAGAGGGAATAGACACATAAACTTTTCAGGTGGAGTTTTTGCTGCAAATAAAAACAAGCAGGAGTTTCAAGAGCAAGTAAATGAAGTTTTGACAATGTTCAGATTTAACCAATCGAGATACAGATGGTACAAAGGAGAAGATGAATATACCTCTTACACAATGTACGAGGGAAAGGATTCTGAATTAATGATTTTTGACAAATAG
- a CDS encoding DUF5004 domain-containing protein, translated as MRKNLVYVLTAVLCNGLFLACDSTDNSIDCPEDFTGALATNEEKLPGDWVLTAMTADTEVDLTDDQTDNPSTDLFAQYEDCQKDARYSFGANRTYLYLQSQNAENCDNEVTLGGTWQLTEDLLSLTGSCNVSNIPLNFKDDATAFSFTETFNIADAEGKTIQANVTFTYTLTEL; from the coding sequence ATGAGAAAAAACCTTGTGTATGTATTGACCGCTGTTCTTTGCAACGGATTGTTTTTAGCCTGTGATTCTACGGATAATAGTATTGACTGCCCTGAGGATTTTACCGGCGCTTTGGCCACAAATGAAGAAAAACTACCTGGTGATTGGGTGCTGACCGCTATGACGGCCGATACCGAAGTAGACCTGACCGATGACCAAACGGACAACCCCTCCACAGACCTTTTTGCACAGTACGAAGATTGCCAAAAGGATGCCCGGTATTCCTTTGGCGCCAACCGTACCTATCTATATCTACAAAGCCAAAATGCCGAAAATTGCGATAACGAGGTTACCCTTGGCGGTACCTGGCAACTTACGGAAGACCTATTGTCTTTAACCGGCTCTTGTAACGTGAGCAATATTCCGTTGAACTTTAAAGATGATGCTACCGCTTTCTCTTTTACGGAAACTTTTAATATTGCGGATGCCGAAGGTAAAACCATACAGGCCAACGTAACCTTTACCTATACGCTTACCGAGTTATAA
- a CDS encoding adenylate/guanylate cyclase domain-containing protein: MKTGLSPKTRRNISRIIPFGVIWLLVGWIILFTQEVASGSQTSNPNGTIHLTLEVFVFASISVLLLGLLVGFIEIFWLENVFSNRSLAKEIASKMGFYILFFLGVMIVLYPIAASIELDVSPLDAKVWEKFTEWLTGMDFISTLVTLGFSLFLSLFYSEISENLGYGVLTNFFTGKYHIPVEEKRIFMFLDMKSSTTIAENLGHISYFELLKTYYSDFSDAIINNYGEVYQYIGDEIVISWTYENGIKNNHCINCFFAMKDSLAKKAKAYQTKFGVAPTFKAGLHYGKVTTGEIGALKKEIIFTGDVLNTTARIQGLCNSYQVDFIISQELVSQLNLKNDFVTTALGTTQLRGKEETVELVTIARV; encoded by the coding sequence ATGAAAACGGGCCTATCTCCTAAAACAAGACGGAATATTAGCCGCATCATTCCTTTTGGTGTCATTTGGCTCCTTGTGGGCTGGATAATTCTGTTTACCCAAGAAGTAGCAAGCGGTAGTCAGACATCTAACCCCAATGGTACCATTCACCTTACTTTGGAGGTGTTTGTGTTTGCCAGTATTTCTGTACTATTATTGGGTTTGTTGGTGGGGTTTATAGAAATTTTCTGGTTGGAAAATGTTTTTAGCAATCGGAGTTTGGCCAAGGAAATTGCTTCTAAAATGGGATTCTATATCCTCTTTTTTCTGGGGGTAATGATAGTGCTCTATCCTATTGCGGCCAGTATTGAGTTGGACGTTTCCCCATTGGATGCAAAGGTTTGGGAAAAGTTTACCGAATGGCTTACGGGAATGGATTTTATAAGCACCTTGGTTACTTTGGGGTTCAGCTTGTTCCTTTCGCTCTTCTATTCGGAGATCAGTGAGAACCTTGGTTATGGTGTTCTGACCAATTTTTTCACCGGAAAATACCATATTCCGGTGGAGGAAAAACGCATTTTTATGTTTTTGGATATGAAATCTTCAACCACCATAGCAGAAAATCTGGGACACATTTCTTATTTTGAATTGCTTAAAACCTACTATTCGGATTTCTCGGATGCCATTATAAATAACTACGGAGAGGTCTACCAATACATTGGCGATGAGATTGTAATTTCTTGGACCTACGAAAACGGAATAAAGAACAACCATTGCATCAACTGCTTTTTTGCCATGAAAGACAGCCTAGCAAAAAAAGCGAAAGCCTACCAAACTAAATTTGGAGTGGCTCCCACTTTTAAAGCAGGTCTGCATTATGGAAAGGTAACTACCGGAGAAATTGGGGCACTCAAAAAAGAGATTATTTTTACCGGAGATGTGCTTAATACTACAGCTCGTATTCAAGGGTTGTGCAATAGTTACCAGGTAGATTTTATTATTTCTCAAGAGCTGGTCAGCCAACTAAACCTAAAAAACGACTTTGTAACTACGGCTTTGGGCACGACCCAATTACGGGGTAAAGAAGAAACCGTAGAACTGGTGACGATTGCCCGTGTCTAG
- a CDS encoding RNA polymerase sigma factor encodes MQTTKKERFIGLIDEHKKIIYKIVNSYCANPADRKDLEQEIIIQLWDAFDQYNPEFKYSTWMYRIALNTAISYYRKEKKWHTKTDSFDNATIFHLRTEETEHREQMNKKVEMLQHFIQSLNELNKALMLLYLEEKSHSEIAEILGISKTNVATKIGRIKLKLKNEFLKNLNYETE; translated from the coding sequence ATGCAGACGACTAAAAAAGAGCGATTCATAGGTTTAATAGATGAGCACAAAAAAATCATCTATAAAATTGTGAACTCGTATTGTGCCAACCCGGCGGACCGAAAAGACCTTGAACAAGAAATTATTATTCAATTGTGGGACGCCTTTGACCAATACAATCCGGAATTTAAATATAGCACCTGGATGTATCGCATTGCACTGAACACGGCCATCTCCTACTATAGAAAAGAGAAGAAATGGCACACTAAAACGGACTCTTTTGACAACGCCACTATTTTTCATCTTAGGACAGAAGAAACGGAGCACCGGGAGCAAATGAACAAAAAGGTTGAAATGTTACAGCATTTTATTCAATCGTTGAATGAGCTGAACAAAGCCTTAATGCTGCTATACCTAGAAGAGAAAAGCCATAGTGAAATTGCCGAAATACTAGGGATTAGCAAAACAAACGTAGCGACAAAAATAGGTCGCATAAAACTTAAATTAAAAAACGAATTTTTAAAAAATCTGAATTATGAAACCGAATGA